A region from the Gemmatimonadota bacterium genome encodes:
- the aspS gene encoding aspartate--tRNA ligase — protein MTAIENGRTALRTCTLGQLSPERAGEAVTVVGWVHRRRDLGAIVFLDLRDRSGIVQISCGPDWTEAESLTQASDLGAEDVVRVHGTVRLRPPEARNDDMASGQIEVQALRLELLGEAAVPAIPVYRTPEEELPSEELRLQHRVLDLRRPELQQNLMLRHRLVLEARNYFHAHGFVEIETPMLTKRTPEGARDFLVPSRVHPGQFFALPQSPQIYKQILMVAGFDRYMQIARCFRDEDLRADRQPEFTQIDLEAAFIEPEDILVWIEGLMHRLATVAGQDAPLPFPRTTYRDVVERYGSDRPDLRCPIEIGDWSPVLQGRGLRIIDGAIDAGGRIRGLVVPEGAGISRKEIEALEGHAKKAGAPGLLWAKRTGEGLSGPLSKALGLEEADRIGLREGGLALAAAGADRITGPALDAVRVRAWEAAGGRLEGNAWLWVVDFPLFERGEDGTLAAGHHPFVMPHPEDMHLLDSDPAGARGLAYDLVYNGTEFGSGSLRIHRSALQRRIFHILGLEDGEIDEKFGFLLRALDAGAPPHGGIALGMDRIVQRFAGAASLRDVIAFPKTTAARALFESAPSPVRDEELAELHIRLRSPQGA, from the coding sequence ATGACAGCGATCGAAAACGGGCGCACGGCGCTGCGCACTTGCACTCTGGGGCAGCTTTCTCCCGAACGCGCGGGGGAGGCGGTGACGGTCGTCGGTTGGGTCCACCGGCGTCGGGATCTGGGGGCCATCGTGTTCCTGGACCTCCGTGACCGGTCGGGCATCGTGCAGATCTCCTGCGGCCCGGACTGGACGGAGGCGGAGAGCCTGACCCAGGCCTCGGACCTGGGGGCGGAGGACGTGGTGCGCGTCCACGGTACGGTGCGGCTGCGACCGCCCGAGGCCCGCAACGACGACATGGCCTCCGGCCAGATCGAGGTGCAGGCCCTGCGCCTGGAGCTGCTGGGCGAGGCGGCGGTCCCGGCCATTCCGGTCTACCGCACGCCGGAGGAGGAGCTGCCCTCCGAGGAGCTGCGCCTGCAGCACCGCGTCCTGGACCTGCGCCGTCCCGAGCTCCAGCAGAACCTGATGCTGCGGCACCGGCTGGTGTTGGAGGCACGGAACTACTTCCATGCGCACGGCTTCGTCGAGATCGAGACGCCGATGCTCACCAAGCGCACGCCGGAAGGGGCCCGGGACTTCCTGGTCCCCAGCCGCGTGCACCCGGGGCAGTTCTTCGCGCTGCCGCAGAGTCCCCAGATCTACAAGCAGATCCTCATGGTCGCGGGCTTCGACCGCTACATGCAGATCGCCCGCTGCTTCCGCGACGAGGACCTCAGGGCCGACCGCCAGCCCGAGTTCACGCAGATCGACCTGGAGGCCGCCTTCATCGAGCCCGAGGACATCCTGGTCTGGATCGAGGGCTTGATGCACCGCTTGGCGACGGTCGCGGGTCAGGACGCGCCCCTGCCGTTCCCGCGCACCACCTACCGCGACGTCGTCGAACGCTACGGGAGCGACCGCCCCGACCTGCGCTGTCCCATCGAGATCGGAGACTGGTCACCCGTTCTGCAGGGCCGGGGGCTGCGCATCATCGACGGCGCCATCGACGCCGGCGGTCGCATCCGCGGGCTGGTGGTCCCGGAAGGGGCAGGGATCTCCCGCAAGGAGATCGAGGCGCTGGAGGGGCACGCCAAGAAGGCGGGTGCGCCGGGCCTGCTCTGGGCCAAGCGCACGGGCGAGGGGCTCTCCGGGCCGCTCTCCAAGGCCCTCGGCCTGGAGGAGGCGGACCGCATCGGGCTCCGCGAAGGTGGGCTGGCCCTGGCCGCTGCGGGAGCGGACCGCATCACGGGACCGGCGCTGGACGCCGTGCGTGTGCGGGCCTGGGAAGCCGCCGGCGGACGCCTCGAGGGGAACGCGTGGCTGTGGGTGGTCGACTTCCCCCTCTTCGAACGCGGGGAAGACGGGACGCTCGCAGCGGGTCACCACCCGTTCGTGATGCCGCATCCCGAGGACATGCACCTCCTGGACTCGGATCCGGCCGGCGCGCGCGGACTGGCCTACGACCTGGTGTACAACGGCACCGAGTTCGGATCGGGGAGCCTGAGGATCCACCGGTCGGCCCTGCAGCGGCGCATCTTCCACATCCTCGGGCTGGAGGATGGGGAGATCGACGAGAAGTTCGGATTCCTGCTGCGGGCCCTGGACGCCGGGGCGCCGCCGCACGGAGGCATCGCCCTGGGGATGGACCGCATCGTCCAGCGTTTCGCGGGCGCGGCCAGCTTGAGGGACGTCATCGCGTTTCCCAAGACGACCGCGGCGCGCGCGCTGTTCGAGAGCGCGCCCAGCCCGGTCCGCGACGAGGAGCTGGCGGAGTTGCACATCCGGCTGCGCTCGCCGCAGGGGGCGTGA
- a CDS encoding VanZ family protein: protein MVLFLLSELRSVPRVVQFANNDKIIHFGLYAVLGGLLAWGQAHEPLPGRHTLPIGVGFLYGAVDELHQHFVPYRMPSWADWTADAIGVTVGYAVVFTLFVQVRRVLRRASGRS from the coding sequence GTGGTCCTGTTCCTTCTCAGCGAGCTCCGCTCGGTTCCGCGGGTCGTTCAGTTCGCGAACAACGACAAGATCATCCACTTCGGGCTCTACGCCGTGCTGGGGGGGCTCCTGGCCTGGGGTCAGGCCCACGAGCCCCTGCCAGGCCGGCACACCCTGCCCATCGGGGTGGGCTTCCTCTACGGGGCGGTCGATGAGCTGCATCAGCACTTCGTCCCGTATCGCATGCCTTCCTGGGCCGATTGGACGGCGGACGCCATTGGGGTCACCGTGGGGTATGCCGTGGTCTTCACCCTCTTCGTACAGGTGAGGCGTGTGCTGAGGCGCGCCTCGGGGCGTTCATGA
- the rlmN gene encoding 23S rRNA (adenine(2503)-C(2))-methyltransferase RlmN, which translates to MSTAESRASEARPNLLGLEPDALHAALREHFAGRGQPGFRAGQTARWILEERATSFEAMTDLPAAERAALAEAFSMEEPALAEVQRSRDGTTKHLWRLADGELVESVLIPARDRLTLCISSQAGCAVGCTFCATGWSGFRRQLDTAEIVGQYRASQRWADENDYGRISNVVFMGMGEPLANRKGVFPALTLLNAGYGLGARKITISTVGLVPGLQELARRPEQFTLALSLHAPNSALRRELIPMEKRYPLADVMAALEAIQALGGRRVTFEYTMIRDVNDAPELAPELARLARSIGAFVNLIPFNPIPWQHWKPSEPARIRHFQEVLERAGVMVAVREPRGRDIDAACGQLRANVVPMV; encoded by the coding sequence ATGTCGACCGCAGAATCCCGGGCCTCCGAGGCCCGTCCCAACCTGCTCGGACTCGAGCCCGACGCCCTCCACGCCGCACTGCGCGAGCACTTCGCCGGGCGCGGCCAGCCGGGGTTCCGGGCGGGCCAGACGGCCCGCTGGATCCTGGAGGAACGGGCCACCTCCTTCGAGGCCATGACCGACCTGCCCGCCGCCGAGCGGGCGGCCCTGGCCGAGGCCTTCAGCATGGAGGAGCCCGCGCTGGCAGAGGTGCAGCGCTCCCGGGACGGGACCACCAAGCACCTCTGGCGCCTGGCGGATGGGGAGTTGGTGGAATCCGTGTTGATCCCGGCCCGGGACCGGCTGACGCTCTGTATCTCTTCCCAGGCCGGCTGCGCCGTCGGGTGCACGTTCTGCGCGACGGGCTGGTCGGGCTTCCGCCGGCAGTTGGATACGGCCGAGATCGTGGGCCAGTACAGAGCTTCCCAACGGTGGGCGGACGAGAACGACTACGGCCGCATCTCCAACGTGGTCTTCATGGGGATGGGTGAGCCGTTGGCCAACCGGAAGGGGGTCTTCCCCGCCCTCACCCTGCTCAACGCGGGCTATGGCCTGGGCGCGCGCAAGATCACCATCTCCACCGTGGGTCTGGTGCCTGGGCTGCAGGAGCTGGCGCGACGGCCCGAGCAGTTCACGCTGGCGCTGTCCCTCCATGCACCCAACAGCGCCTTGCGGCGAGAGCTGATCCCGATGGAGAAGCGCTATCCGCTGGCCGATGTGATGGCGGCGCTCGAGGCCATTCAGGCCCTGGGCGGCCGCCGTGTGACCTTCGAGTACACGATGATCCGGGACGTGAACGACGCCCCGGAGCTCGCTCCCGAGCTGGCCCGCCTCGCCCGCTCGATCGGCGCCTTCGTCAACCTGATCCCGTTCAACCCCATCCCCTGGCAGCACTGGAAGCCGAGCGAGCCCGCCCGGATCCGCCACTTCCAGGAGGTGCTCGAACGGGCGGGCGTGATGGTGGCGGTGCGGGAGCCCCGTGGGCGGGACATCGATGCGGCGTGCGGGCAACTCAGGGCGAACGTGGTGCCGATGGTGTGA
- a CDS encoding RNA-directed DNA polymerase: protein MKADLKHRRAFLTHPFQVDLVEAGLDEWLEQLRDDIAADRYIPSACGMVAAPKPHGAIRPGADLAIQDQVVYSALLQLVRGEVQPALEWADPPPDYAYRLLTDHTRRDWFQPYFPRWKAFDADSLELIRGGREIVVTADIAGYYELIDLSTLRSDLNALGVDREALRLLETSLHRWARVPRRGIPQGFSPSDILGKLYLNAVDRAMADEGFVHRRWVDDFRVFCEDEREARRALLRLTGLLGSRGLVVQSAKTRIRSAADARARFHQVHGVLEPIRNDFIARLVNAGALARPSVTAAEIDEALAQLGEDDPVEVLHEAFDTHFVVDPGNFNKTLLRFLLRRLGSAGDPYALDTVIPYLATHPEETEAVLRYAEAVGATERVEVHYVAMDQDARAPYPYQTFQLLRWRLAVSAAPTEHFLRWVRIKAFEPVSLWAVRSAARAILGRWGSPADLERLQAAYAGAASDLEHAELVCCLERMEVGRRNAFLGHVGGDGELTSRATRLVRQGAVRWDAS, encoded by the coding sequence GTGAAGGCTGACCTGAAACACCGGCGTGCTTTCCTAACGCACCCTTTTCAGGTTGACCTAGTCGAAGCCGGCCTTGACGAGTGGCTCGAACAGCTCAGGGACGACATAGCCGCGGACCGGTACATCCCCTCCGCTTGCGGGATGGTTGCTGCACCCAAGCCGCATGGCGCGATTCGGCCCGGAGCTGACCTGGCGATACAGGATCAAGTGGTCTACTCAGCCCTGCTGCAGCTCGTGCGGGGTGAGGTTCAGCCCGCGCTCGAATGGGCCGACCCACCCCCCGACTACGCGTATCGTCTGCTCACCGACCACACCCGGCGCGATTGGTTCCAGCCGTACTTCCCTAGGTGGAAGGCGTTCGACGCCGACAGCCTGGAGCTAATCCGAGGCGGTCGTGAGATCGTCGTCACCGCTGACATCGCCGGATACTACGAGCTCATTGACCTCTCCACGCTTCGATCCGATCTCAACGCCCTTGGTGTTGACCGTGAGGCCCTTCGACTGCTCGAGACGAGCCTCCACCGTTGGGCGCGGGTGCCACGCAGAGGGATCCCGCAGGGGTTCTCCCCATCTGACATACTCGGGAAGCTGTACCTTAATGCCGTCGACCGTGCGATGGCCGATGAGGGGTTCGTACATCGTCGATGGGTCGACGACTTCCGAGTCTTTTGCGAGGATGAACGTGAGGCCAGGCGCGCCCTGCTGAGACTTACCGGCCTACTTGGTTCGCGGGGCCTCGTTGTGCAATCGGCAAAGACGCGGATCCGCTCGGCTGCGGATGCTCGGGCGCGGTTTCATCAGGTCCACGGGGTCCTGGAGCCGATTCGAAACGACTTCATCGCCCGGCTGGTCAACGCCGGCGCGCTAGCACGCCCGTCAGTGACAGCCGCCGAGATCGACGAGGCTCTGGCCCAGCTCGGTGAGGACGATCCCGTCGAGGTGCTACACGAGGCGTTTGACACCCACTTCGTGGTTGACCCGGGGAACTTCAACAAGACGCTGCTGCGCTTTCTCCTGCGTCGCCTCGGTAGCGCGGGTGACCCTTATGCGCTTGATACCGTCATCCCCTACCTGGCAACCCATCCGGAGGAGACAGAAGCCGTCCTCCGGTACGCCGAAGCGGTTGGCGCGACTGAGCGTGTTGAGGTCCACTACGTGGCGATGGACCAGGACGCACGAGCTCCGTATCCGTACCAGACGTTCCAGCTTCTGCGGTGGCGCCTGGCCGTATCCGCAGCCCCAACGGAGCACTTCCTTCGCTGGGTAAGAATCAAGGCTTTTGAACCCGTATCACTGTGGGCCGTCCGATCGGCCGCTCGCGCCATCCTGGGACGCTGGGGCTCGCCGGCCGACCTCGAACGCCTACAGGCCGCTTACGCGGGTGCCGCGTCGGACCTGGAGCACGCCGAACTCGTCTGCTGTTTGGAGCGAATGGAGGTAGGCCGTCGCAACGCCTTTCTTGGACATGTGGGCGGAGACGGTGAATTGACATCGAGAGCCACTCGGCTGGTTCGGCAAGGGGCAGTCAGGTGGGACGCTAGCTAA
- a CDS encoding DUF4160 domain-containing protein: MGKIRRGGYVFVTWTGDHSPYHVHVYRDGTLVLKWDLENDVPMKGKATKRLLRLISELREEGQL, encoded by the coding sequence ATGGGCAAGATCCGCCGGGGCGGCTACGTCTTCGTCACCTGGACGGGTGACCACAGCCCGTACCATGTCCACGTGTATCGGGACGGGACCCTGGTGCTGAAGTGGGACCTGGAGAACGATGTCCCGATGAAGGGAAAAGCGACCAAGCGGCTGCTCCGTCTGATCTCGGAGCTTCGCGAGGAGGGGCAGTTGTGA
- a CDS encoding 6-bladed beta-propeller has product MHRSLAGLFAVAVAVTAAEAAAQDTPLRVGSLDGPNETVFGLIADADVDPTGDVLVLDMRMLELRRFDRNGSYIGKVGSPGRGPGEFRYPEALAVDNKGRAWVLDSGNLRISIYDWRAEGEPMRTIPLPFPAFDLCVMGEHAWIAGYSPSGVVHSLDTSGVIERSFGAAVLPAPVEGRRAEILKASLSDGSLACDQESGTLVYARRDIGSIEAFSTEGRRLWSTTVPDFAAMEVVVTEAGRISYRPPDGLSYQNRVAGLVVPPKATTVLVQIETVSLGRLEPDAADLVETRWLDIDTGQWRGQGGLGGRVAHAGAETCLLFENLPYPRVWSDMCPSPAGRPK; this is encoded by the coding sequence ATGCATCGCAGCCTGGCGGGATTGTTTGCGGTGGCCGTCGCCGTGACGGCAGCTGAAGCAGCGGCGCAAGACACACCGCTACGAGTTGGCAGTCTAGACGGCCCCAATGAGACAGTGTTTGGCTTGATCGCGGACGCGGATGTCGATCCCACCGGCGATGTCCTCGTTCTCGACATGCGAATGCTGGAGTTGCGGCGTTTCGACCGTAACGGGAGTTACATCGGGAAGGTGGGAAGCCCAGGCAGGGGTCCGGGTGAGTTTCGGTACCCCGAGGCCCTGGCGGTCGACAACAAGGGCAGAGCCTGGGTGCTCGACTCCGGCAACCTCCGAATATCAATCTACGACTGGCGTGCCGAGGGGGAGCCGATGCGGACGATCCCTCTCCCGTTCCCAGCGTTTGACCTGTGTGTGATGGGGGAGCATGCCTGGATCGCGGGCTACAGCCCGAGTGGGGTTGTTCACTCACTCGATACAAGCGGGGTGATCGAGCGCTCCTTCGGCGCAGCGGTGCTTCCGGCGCCAGTCGAGGGTCGAAGAGCGGAGATCCTCAAGGCCTCGCTGAGCGACGGGTCGCTCGCCTGCGACCAGGAGTCCGGCACGCTGGTCTATGCCCGACGGGACATTGGGTCAATTGAAGCGTTTTCTACCGAGGGCCGCCGCCTTTGGAGCACAACAGTCCCCGATTTCGCTGCAATGGAAGTAGTGGTCACAGAGGCGGGGCGGATTTCGTACCGACCTCCCGATGGCTTGTCCTACCAGAATCGCGTAGCCGGTCTCGTGGTCCCTCCCAAGGCCACGACCGTGCTCGTACAGATCGAAACAGTGAGCCTCGGTCGCTTGGAGCCGGATGCCGCCGACCTTGTGGAGACTAGATGGCTTGACATCGACACGGGGCAGTGGCGCGGACAAGGGGGGCTCGGCGGCCGAGTGGCACATGCCGGCGCTGAGACGTGTCTGCTGTTCGAGAACCTCCCCTACCCGCGAGTCTGGAGCGACATGTGCCCTTCGCCCGCCGGGAGGCCCAAGTGA
- a CDS encoding ATP-binding cassette domain-containing protein — protein sequence MKSASLWAEAGKVTTLMGRNGSGKTTLMRVAAGTLRPDFGVVSFFGQVTEHPRLARLARQGLMFVPQNRLAMPHYLALDQLQAVASRFGRTHVDQAIEVARLAPLLDRPVDTMSGGERARLSLGLAFVRQPRVLIADEPLVGLAPVEQEALAELLRTLAANGTAVVTSGHDARILLNASDVIIWSAAGTTHHLGSPSDALGHEQFRREYLGPAFT from the coding sequence TTGAAGTCTGCGTCACTCTGGGCCGAGGCGGGGAAGGTTACGACGCTGATGGGTCGGAATGGGTCGGGGAAGACGACTCTGATGCGCGTTGCCGCCGGCACCCTCCGACCCGACTTCGGCGTAGTGTCGTTCTTCGGGCAAGTGACCGAACACCCCAGGTTGGCGCGACTTGCACGCCAGGGGCTCATGTTCGTTCCACAGAATCGCCTCGCCATGCCTCACTACCTTGCCCTCGACCAGCTCCAAGCGGTGGCGTCTCGATTCGGACGTACACACGTGGATCAAGCGATTGAGGTGGCGCGTCTGGCGCCTTTGTTGGACCGACCGGTCGACACGATGTCCGGGGGAGAGCGTGCGAGGCTCTCACTTGGGCTTGCATTCGTCCGCCAACCCCGAGTCCTGATCGCCGACGAGCCTCTGGTCGGGCTGGCCCCGGTCGAGCAGGAAGCATTGGCGGAGCTACTTCGGACCCTGGCGGCCAACGGCACCGCCGTCGTCACTTCTGGCCACGACGCACGCATCCTCCTGAACGCCTCGGACGTGATCATCTGGTCTGCGGCGGGGACGACCCATCACCTGGGCTCACCGTCCGACGCCTTGGGCCACGAGCAGTTCAGGCGGGAGTACCTTGGCCCGGCGTTCACGTAG
- a CDS encoding bifunctional UDP-sugar hydrolase/5'-nucleotidase, translated as MTEPDGTEVDVEEAVVNLLKPSVMTAEQGSTFADRLCAPGPSNSDHAPSGAQAPSALCSGMTPPSDRPPISRRTFATLLASTPFALSGLAGATPPLPQPAEGRGRSGLPHSARQITLLYTNDFHSAFEPVPAFWRPGAPRLGGAAHLASVIERERAAAGTSFLLDSGDMFTGTLSRLTEGEALLELMLLLRYDAMAVGNHEFDYGWQAFERGITRVPFPILCCNVRYRASGVRFCRPHTILERDGVRVGVIGVMGSLAASRTIMPSKVAELEFTDPVAETQASVRALRDTVDVLVVLGHQGLPGPMQSDAEADPTVQRPLDEDVGFCGAVPGIDVYIAAHSHHGLEQPLVHPDTGTVITQTYGYGTRVGRVRLALDGGRVTGHEVDLLPVESDRIPAHPAVTARVAQYRARVAPEIGPPVGSAAARFTRKYHLESTLGALCADVMRTRAGSEVALTNAGGLRADLPEGAIDRGHILDAFPFLNDSVTLDLPGGALWGALEQGCSLEAGMVQASGIEVRYDPRRPVGSRILSARIGGVPLDRERRYRVTTNSFMAEGGDGYRDFRDGKEIRRDPVLSELIADHFRQKERVDLPGMGRLVAV; from the coding sequence GTGACCGAGCCAGACGGGACCGAAGTAGACGTTGAAGAGGCCGTGGTCAATCTCCTCAAGCCCAGCGTGATGACCGCCGAGCAGGGTTCGACGTTCGCCGACCGACTGTGCGCTCCCGGGCCATCCAATAGCGACCACGCGCCCAGCGGCGCCCAGGCCCCATCCGCACTATGTTCCGGCATGACACCGCCCTCCGACCGCCCCCCGATCTCGCGCCGCACCTTCGCCACCCTACTCGCCTCGACGCCGTTCGCCCTCTCGGGGCTGGCGGGGGCCACGCCGCCGCTCCCGCAGCCGGCCGAAGGCCGGGGCCGCTCCGGGCTCCCGCACAGCGCCCGGCAGATCACGCTGCTGTACACCAACGACTTCCACAGCGCCTTCGAGCCGGTCCCGGCCTTCTGGCGGCCTGGCGCCCCGCGGCTGGGCGGGGCCGCCCACCTGGCCTCGGTCATCGAACGGGAGCGCGCCGCCGCGGGGACGTCGTTCCTGCTCGACTCGGGCGACATGTTCACCGGCACCCTCTCGCGCCTCACCGAGGGCGAGGCCCTGCTCGAGTTGATGTTGCTGCTGCGCTACGACGCGATGGCGGTCGGCAACCACGAGTTCGACTACGGGTGGCAGGCGTTCGAGCGGGGGATCACCCGGGTCCCCTTCCCGATTCTCTGCTGCAACGTCCGCTACCGCGCCTCCGGCGTGCGGTTCTGTCGCCCGCACACGATCCTGGAGCGCGACGGCGTCCGCGTCGGGGTCATCGGTGTGATGGGAAGCCTGGCCGCATCCCGGACCATCATGCCTTCCAAGGTGGCGGAGCTCGAGTTCACCGACCCGGTGGCCGAGACCCAGGCCAGCGTCCGGGCGCTGCGGGACACCGTGGACGTCCTGGTGGTCCTCGGCCATCAGGGACTGCCCGGCCCCATGCAGTCGGACGCTGAGGCCGATCCGACGGTGCAGCGCCCGCTGGACGAAGACGTCGGGTTCTGCGGCGCCGTTCCGGGCATCGACGTCTACATCGCGGCGCACTCGCACCACGGGCTCGAGCAGCCTCTGGTCCACCCGGACACGGGCACCGTGATCACCCAGACCTATGGCTACGGGACCCGGGTCGGGCGGGTGCGGCTGGCGTTGGACGGCGGCCGCGTCACCGGGCACGAGGTGGACCTGCTCCCCGTCGAGAGCGACCGGATCCCGGCCCATCCGGCCGTTACGGCGCGGGTGGCCCAGTATCGCGCGCGGGTGGCGCCCGAGATCGGGCCTCCCGTGGGCAGCGCCGCCGCGCGGTTTACCCGCAAGTACCACCTCGAATCCACGCTGGGCGCGCTCTGCGCCGATGTCATGCGCACGCGGGCCGGGAGTGAGGTGGCGCTGACCAACGCGGGCGGCCTCCGCGCGGACCTGCCCGAAGGCGCAATCGACCGCGGGCACATCCTCGACGCCTTTCCCTTCCTGAACGATTCGGTGACGCTCGACCTTCCCGGTGGCGCGCTCTGGGGCGCGTTGGAGCAGGGGTGTTCCCTCGAAGCCGGGATGGTGCAGGCGAGCGGCATCGAGGTCCGCTACGATCCGCGGCGCCCGGTCGGGTCCCGGATCCTCTCGGCGCGGATCGGCGGGGTCCCCCTCGACCGCGAGCGGCGCTACCGGGTCACCACCAACAGCTTCATGGCGGAGGGAGGAGACGGGTACCGCGACTTTCGTGACGGCAAGGAGATCCGACGCGATCCCGTGCTGAGCGAGCTGATCGCGGACCACTTCCGCCAGAAGGAACGGGTCGACCTTCCCGGGATGGGACGGCTCGTCGCCGTGTGA
- the lepB gene encoding signal peptidase I → MAKERKSGGATPPKGAPTRRAAGGGGDPKEDSSSGVAWEWTKSVLIAFALFLVMRTFLLQTFVITSGSMENTLLVGDYLIVNRAAIGSRIPFTGEPGIRIPGYSKAHRGDVIVFDPPHEAELKLVKRLIGMPGDTVEMRDKVLYLNGVAQDEPYVRHDDPNGDDSHPWMRWQSDYLAPGVVREGYRPTRDNWGPLVVPEDRYFMLGDNRDRSLDSRYWGLLEGWRLEGRASRIYYSYDKQSLKPFRFFREVRADRIGAQVR, encoded by the coding sequence ATGGCCAAGGAACGGAAATCGGGAGGCGCCACTCCCCCCAAGGGAGCGCCGACGCGACGTGCGGCCGGCGGGGGCGGCGACCCGAAGGAGGACTCGTCGTCCGGCGTGGCCTGGGAGTGGACGAAGTCGGTCCTGATCGCCTTCGCGCTGTTCCTGGTCATGCGCACCTTCCTGCTCCAGACCTTCGTGATCACCTCGGGCTCGATGGAGAACACGCTGCTGGTCGGCGACTACCTCATCGTCAACCGGGCAGCGATCGGGAGTCGGATCCCGTTCACCGGTGAGCCGGGCATCCGGATCCCGGGCTATTCGAAGGCGCATCGCGGGGACGTCATCGTCTTCGACCCTCCGCACGAAGCGGAGCTCAAGCTGGTCAAGCGGCTGATCGGCATGCCCGGCGACACCGTCGAGATGCGGGACAAGGTGCTGTACCTGAACGGCGTGGCGCAGGACGAGCCCTACGTCCGGCACGACGATCCCAACGGCGACGACTCGCATCCCTGGATGCGCTGGCAGAGCGACTACCTCGCGCCCGGCGTGGTCCGTGAGGGCTACCGGCCCACCCGGGACAACTGGGGACCGCTGGTGGTGCCCGAGGATCGCTACTTCATGTTGGGAGACAACCGCGACCGCAGCCTGGATTCCCGCTACTGGGGGCTGCTGGAGGGATGGCGCCTGGAGGGCCGGGCCTCGCGGATCTACTACTCCTACGACAAGCAGTCGCTCAAGCCCTTCCGGTTCTTCCGCGAGGTGCGCGCGGACCGGATCGGCGCGCAGGTGCGGTAG
- a CDS encoding LytR C-terminal domain-containing protein, giving the protein MRSRLTQLGILVALLAVGTLLGSALAQFLQPEPTPAPEAVAPLQERVRVEVLNGGGRSGVARTATEALRSAGYDVVSYQNAETFSEEPSVVTDRVGRPEWARRVAEVLRIDSVVSVPDSSRLLEVTVRLGIDWVPDAVAPADTGSRPWWDPRGYIRR; this is encoded by the coding sequence ATGCGTAGTCGGCTGACTCAGCTCGGGATCCTGGTGGCGCTGTTGGCGGTGGGGACGCTGTTGGGGTCGGCCCTGGCCCAGTTCCTCCAGCCCGAGCCCACTCCTGCTCCGGAAGCGGTGGCCCCGCTGCAGGAGCGCGTGCGGGTGGAGGTGCTGAATGGGGGAGGGCGTTCCGGGGTGGCCCGCACGGCCACCGAGGCGCTGCGCAGCGCCGGCTACGATGTGGTCTCCTATCAGAACGCCGAAACCTTCTCGGAGGAGCCCTCCGTAGTGACGGACCGCGTGGGGCGCCCCGAATGGGCCCGCCGGGTGGCGGAGGTCCTCCGGATCGACTCCGTCGTGAGCGTTCCCGATTCCTCCCGCCTCCTCGAGGTCACGGTCCGCCTGGGGATCGATTGGGTCCCGGACGCGGTAGCTCCAGCGGACACCGGCTCGCGACCCTGGTGGGATCCCCGGGGTTATATTCGGCGGTGA